The following is a genomic window from Bactrocera tryoni isolate S06 chromosome 2, CSIRO_BtryS06_freeze2, whole genome shotgun sequence.
ttgtattaacTCCGGTTTATCTATagcaaactaaaaatattattaagaatGATCTATTTCAAGGTTccttacttaaaaaaacagagaaACTACAAATTTGTAGAGAAATGtttgttatcattcgaaagataAATGGcaaattttgaagattatctctttcaaatattggccgcagTTACGTCTTATATGGTCCATCCGTTTGAGTCCATGAATGTCCGAtggctcgttcgagcatttcgactggtaaatCTAACGGTATGTTATCACATGATCTAGGTGAccaatcgatcggcccaaaaAGTGAAATTGTCCACTTACCAAAGTGTCCCCtcaataaatatattgattgatgcgatttgtgggaagtggtgccgtctttTTTAACCAAATCCtcccgagatcacgagcttcaatttcaggcatcaagtaATCAGTTATCATGGCACGATTAGTGATTGACGGCTACGTTCTCACCGCCATcatttttgaagtaatatgAAAAAcgacaccaaaccgttttttttttctgtataaaatggcagctcttgattCCCTTCAGGTTATTCTTCGTCCGTGATgcggcaattttacttgtttccatacccattgagccggaaatgagcctcatcgttgaacaaagtttggctcaaaaagtcggatcttcttggaatttttcaggAGCCAATAGTGCTAAGCGATGTTGCTTGGAAAGATCGATCGATTTCAGTTCttgcagaagctgtatttttttattttcaatgatccgtctttgaaggcttggTACCACACATAgccttgtgtttttgataaaactaaatcacTTTAAGCCTTTTCGAACATTTGACAcgatttcgcatttatttttatccattgtaaaaatcgcaacgcagtACAGAGATGTACCGACTTAAGGGATCGCCTCAGTGTGACTCTCCGTAAAATTACTAATTTTCgcgattttgttttttgttggcaTTAACTAATCAGTCCgattttttataagtaaattCATTCATAACGaacacaaaatgatttttttatgtttatttattgggtgtataataaaataaattgttgaaatgacgcGTAAAACAATGTGCTGTACGATGTCCACGGTTGCGGCCGTAATTttgatctaaaacaaaaatttcaaaaagatctTTGACAACatggcggcggtttgaacaaaaagcATCGAAATTTGcccttttttcgacagttttccttagaaaaaataaaaaaaaagcttccAAAGCGCGATAGCGAATGACATGAAAAATGTTCTCTTACAACTCTTCCTTggagagtggaaaccgtttcgAAAAACAATTACATTATGAAACGATAGTTTCTATActgtttttagaaataaaaggaACAGTCTTTTTTCACACAATGTATTATTTGTTGGTAAatagaatatgtaaagttttataaaacattatgctaagttaaatttgtttcaatagCTTTAACGTCAGTAATGTTTAACATTTTATGGAGGCTAAGGTTTTCAATAGCAAACCACCATTTGAGTAATATTACTTTGGTCTTATcgccatatgtacatatttgaggGAGTAATAAAATCCACGCCAGGAAGACCACGATACACCTCTGCGATTCTGACTTTCTGGATGTTCTGCTCCTAAATATACGCCGTTCAGATGGCTGTTAGTAAgaaataatagttaaataatttaatgtcaaacataattttatttgaaaacttcaTATGATAGAAATTCATTAATAACTATGATAAAAATGTGAATTACCTGTGTTGACACTTCCGATACCACCAAGCCCCCGTAAATATTACCGCACAGTTACCAATACTTTTGTCATTATCACTATCTTTAGTGGAGAATTTTGAACCGCGATGGCTTGAGAACGAATCACCAGCCGTGCCTGAATATTGCCCAAGCGCAATTAACTCATACTTATCTTGAGCATTGCCTATGGCGAAACTCTCGTACTTAGCAACTCGTTTCTCATTTTCAAAATCCTCCAATTGAAACCAAAGCTCATGAGATCGCGAATTCGTCAGGGCATATATTTTGTCCAAGCCGAGAAAGAAATTGGCATTCAAATCGCCAAAACCGCGTTCATACTCAACCCACTCGCGGTAGAAGTCGGTGTCGTTGCTTTCTCGTCGTTGAATTATAGTCCATGGTTCACCGTCATTGGGATCACGTAGGCAATAAACATTGAAAGGATGACGAAGAAATTCAGGCAGATAAAGTTCATAAACACCACTCTCTGCATATTCACCGTTTTCTTGACGCATCGCTTCGGTACACGATGCTGGTTTCTTGGTAGCAGGTGGCGCTGATTCCTGATTCTTCTTTATTTCACGTATAATTTCTTTCATTGTCTTTAATTCGCTTTGCATACTaaggaaaacaaaaatactGTTAAGTCTTTTTAATACTCTATAATACAAAAATGTACTACTGCAGACTATACCTCTCTAATTTGAGGGTCAAGAGCTCCACCTTGCTGACCTCTTCGCTCTTCAATAAATCATCATCACAAAGATAGGTGAGAAATTGCTAAATGAATTGcacaagaataaaaaaattaaaattattttattttatttcattaaaattaaaaagaagacAAATACCGCTACATTTGCGGTACTTTGAATAGGTGGCGAACACTTCCCTGAGTATAAAAGATGCCCACACAGactgcttatgatttgaagtacaattttggtatttaagaaatgtattgactttgaaaataaagaaataaaaaatattctatgtCCATCCcatggttctaagctacctccccactaatttttagtcaaatattttgagttataaatagtgtaactaacacgacttttttatgtatgttatatatagATTATTTGCCCGAGGCGGTGATTTGGTTATCAAATCTGTGTATATATTCTTATTCGTCGGCGATTCGATTATTGGTGACGCTTAGGTGATCTGAAAACGAAGTATACCGCTCAGTGAAGATGCGTCACATAGCAAAAGCAGTAGGTATCCCAAAGACCGCTGGAACCGTTGGAGTTATATCCTGCATGAAATCCTTTCCATACGAAAGCTTTCTTCGCAATGGGCGCCATGTTTGCTCACTTCGGACAGTAAACGCAGATGTGAGGACTCTTCATAGTAGTGATTGATTTGTGAAAGCGCAGTGTGAAGAGTGGTTCCGTGATTGTCAACGAAACGTGGAATAAATACAATACGTCTTTGTCGTAATCGTTTTCTGCAATACATTTAGATATGTTTGTATTTCTGTGTACGGTGATGATTCCTCCACCACCTCAAAACCACGGAATTATATTCTCTGTCAGTAGATTGGAGAAGTCGCGCGATAGGGATCcgacttgtctgaaacctcatttggtatttatgggctcggaaaggtccttcccgatcctgacggagcttttggtattgctcaaagtcagttgatacagccgtattagttttgcgaggataccaaatttggtatctGGTTGGCTTCattacttgagtaaaaattcataacttaTACGATTATTTTACGAATTTTGCAACAGATTATCTACCTGCCactttgttataattttaaGGTCAAACAATAACTGCTTCGGTTTTACTTCACAAAGCTGCTCTTTCAGTGCTACCTAATCACTTTCcagttataaaaattaaaaaaaaaacttctagCCCATATTAAAAACCAATAACTAAATTACTTCAGATTATAATCGTCATCACAAATTTCACATAGCTTTcgcttttgtatatttgtaagaaatttCACAGGTATATGGTTACAATGtttattatatacttattaaCAAACAGCAGataattcatatataatatatttcttggTGTCTGAAAAACTTTGCTGAAAAGAATGCCGCATTTGCATGAGATATTTGATATTAACCGAAATTTATAACCGATTTTCCctcttattttcttttctacaTAGAACAGATCCGATTATAAGTGTTAGAGTCACTTTCATACTTAATATCATTCCTTCATCTCACTgtataactttaatataaataatttatatttatataattttatttactgttgtaaaattaaatccattttttttatatcaccTTTTTTATATGTGTATCAAGGATGATGGAAATAGAGATTAGAAAATACACATTACATTACTATCTTAACTAACATTTGCCAGGAAAGCGGATCAATTTTCGAAGTCATGAACAAAAGAGGATATTTAATGCTTATTCCGTTAATGTTTTAGCTTGTCACAAAGTTACACTATCATTCTtggtttgtattaaaataattttatatttttatttcccaATTTTGTTCATTACAACTAGAACACTCAACTTATGTACGTTTATAATTACCACTGGTTGGGAATTGATTTGTAATGAAACGCTACAATTCACTGCGTACAAAATATGTCCAAATATTGTgcacaaatattgaaaacgAAGCGCCATTTTCTATGACTGTAGCTTGACTGAGAGTTAGCGTATTCTCGACGTGTGAGGAAGGCAGCGATCCAAATGTTATTCAGACTCGGCTACACCCGAGACAACAAATCACTAACACATGCAGCAGAGATGCATCAGGTGTGAGAAAGCATATTTCctgtcaatattgaatttatttataatacacGATGTTATATAATACCTTATTTAAACGAATGCAACCACTAAATTTAGAATTATCAAGTTAGGGAGAGCAAAGTTCGGGTGAAGCCAAACATTCCATACTTTTGAAATTTGCCAGGACAAAGCTGAGAAACCCTTCAGATTTAAAAAGTCAACCAGATCATCGAagtttaagcaattttatatatatataaccctccGATATTCGGTGCCTTATGATGTGGTAAGTGCATCATAAGGGTCTGCCCAGAcccataaaaataatgtaagaaatacggttttaaaaataattttatttatttatttgaacggATTAGTATTAATTATGAAGAGCAATTGGGTTTACAACTATATAGTTGCATGGAATGTTCATTAAGACATATGGGACGATTACATTTGCTGCAGTTATAACGAGTTTTACGTCGCTTTTtcgaagaagaagcagcacaACGGTAGCACGATGAccgttttgaagcaacttgagcATATGATTGTTGCTGTGTTGCATCTGATGTCGATGGACAAGATTCCGGTACCTAAAAGTAgctgaaataatttattttaaattagtaaatatgaatacatgcatacacatatctttATACGCGGagatatatgtaggtgtgtatatAATTCATACTCACCTTGATATTGAAAAGATTCATTGCTTGTCTTATATGAGCAAACCTTCATACTAATGGGTTAGTCGCCCGTTTCGTCATATGTGGAATAACTAGCTGCCGTACCAATTCAATGATAAATGAGCGCCTCTTATCACTCTGCTTTGCCGGATTCAGCTCGTCATAGATGATGAATGAGGCCAAACCGGCAATATCCAGCATCTTATAAAACATTGCCAGTGGCGAACGGTTTGTCGAGCGTTTGCACGAATAGCCAGTCAACATTTGATCCATTGTATCTACCCCcgctttaaatttattgtagtCCAAAATTTGATCTGGCTTGAATCCTTTCAATGGATCGGTGCTTTGACGGTAATGGGCAGTGGATAACATAATTACTGGCTTTTTCGGCTTTGCCATATACGAGCACAGACCGATATTATTATTGTGATAACAAAATAAAGTGCTTTTAACATCACACTTCGGGTTAAGCAATTCATGCGGAATGAGGGTCTTATTTTTACTTACGGTACCGACAAAAGCCACTCTACGATTCATCAACATTTCTGCCAAGTtgtatgttgaaaaaaaattgtcagcATAAACAGTCCTACCGCTGTCCATATAATTTTGCATCAATTTCATGACGACCCGTTCACCTTGATTCGTTTCTCGCTGGTCACCTGGTGGTTTTCCAGTATAAATTATACCTTTCAAAGGGTAGTTTGAAACAGAGTCACAAATCCACCACACTTTCATGCCATATTTTGCCGGCTTACTCGGAATATATTGGGTGAATCGAGTGCGCCCACGATATGGAAATAACTGTTCATCGACGGTTACATGACAATCAGGAGTGTATGCTTTCTCTAAATTGGCCATCAGCATGAGCCATACATCGTCCAGGGCAGCAGTTTTGCTTTGCTTCAACCTCTCAGCACGAGTACCACTGTTATCGAAACGGATGAAAGTAGTTAAGCTCTTGAACCGATTCAATGACATAGTGGCCTTATAAATTGGCATATTGTAGCTAGCCCACAATTCTTTCGCTGGCTGAGAATTCGAGTGGAATACACCAGCAATAAGTAGCATCCCAAAAAAAGCATACATTTCGTCTTCGTTAGTCATTACCCAAGAACGCTGTTTATTACTGGGATGCTTTTCATTCCATAGACGAAACGCTTCAACGGCTTTTCTGTTGATTTCCCCCACAATGATACTTACGATTTCAGGAGACAGCAATAGCTTGAAAAGAGCTTTATGACTCGGTGACGCTCCTCGCCCTTTACGAGTGAAAGTTGTAACATTGTGACAACGAGGCCTTCCAGGTGGTGGAGGATTTGAATTCCACATTCTACCATCTTTCGACCTGTATATAAGGCCCTGGGTAATAGATGTGCTGCATGATTCCATTGTAGTTGAAGCCTCAAGGGCGATAGCTTCTCTATACAAATCCTCAATATCATCATTGTTTTCATCCAGAACAGCCTCTAACTCGATTTCCTGTTCTATATCTGATGCTTCACCGAAGTCATCTTCATCTGGAAAATATTCATCATCTTCTACGTCGCCACTTGTTTCAAATGGATCGGACTCCTGTCccataatttcttcaatttgtgcCGGACTCACATTTGCTGCGTTTAGCTTACGAAGCAAACGCGTCAACACATCAACTTCATCCATATTTacttgtttcattttatttaaaaaaaacacttcCCACTAATTAAAAAACACGTGTTCACTTCAATTGTCAAAtgtcaactaaaaaattatCTCTGCCGCTGCCTCCGCTAACAGTTTAGTTGTTTACACCTAACGGTTAACCAATTTACATGAGAAGCTTATAGGGGTCTGCACAGACCCATGTGAGCTTAATAAAcgaaattagtttaaaattattatttttacaacaaatatagcaaaaatcttaattttgctACTTCATTGTGTTTAGCACACTACATTTTAGGAAGTCATGGACTAAGAAGCCtcagatattaaaaataaaagatctaCATACATTTAAAGATCGAATGGGTCTGGCCAGACCCATATGAACATCGGAGGGATAAATATATAGCTCATACACTGTCTGACGTATTCGCCATAAGGTCTATTAGAATAATGAAAATCTTTACATGTAGTACATTGTATTGAACTTGGGGTAATTCGTGgaacaatttcaaatatttttaatattaaactatAGTATAGCCAATATTATACGCTcatttaattttgctaaaatatctTGCGTTAAACGGGTGTTTGAGGTAGTATTAAACCACTTTTATCTGTTTTTGGCAATACCACATATTATTAGGAGATAAAGTCGCTCTGTGAGTTTCAGTCCAGTACTGTATGGAGACTCAATTGGCAGTAGTTTCGGCCACGAAATCTAAGCAGAGACTTAGTTCTGCTACCACTGAAGCAGGAGCCTTTGGAGTTCGCACCAACCTGATCGTGATGGTTGTGGCTTAAACCCAAATGCGAGAAGAACTGAAACTTTGTCAGttcaatgtggagttgcattgcaaccgggtgccggacccaaaatAAGGCAAAAGTCGACCTAGTACCCGACAAATATGGAAAAGGTGCCCCTTCCACCTACCAATTGGAGCCAATCAATATTCGCAAAAATCATGCATCATAAGGTTGCTCAAGCAAAAAGTGTGCCATAAAAAACTCAAGACGCCTTTCGAAAAACATTCAATCCAAAACATAAAGTCCACTATTTTTCTAAGTttcatttactaaaaaaaatatttcaataataatactttGGTCTTAtagccatatgtacatatttgaatgAGTAATAATATCCGCCCCAAGCTTGCCACACAACACCTTTGGCAAACTGATCTTTCGGAAATTCTCCTCCTAAATATAAACCGTTAAGATTGCTGTAAGTGATACATAAATTAATAGGAGAACCTCACGTGAAATGTGATATCTAGATAACGGTTATATTACCTGGCTTGACATTTCTTATACCACCAAGCTCCTGCATACTGCACCGCGCAGTTGCTAGCATCTTTGTCGTTATGACTATCTTTAGTTGTGAATTTTTCGCCGCGGTGATAAGTGAACGAGTCACCAGCCGAGCCTGAATATTGACCAAGCACACTTAACTCATATTTATCTTGAGCATTGCCTATGGCGAAACTCTCGTACTTAGCAACTCGTTTCTCATTTTCAAAATCCTCCAATTGAATCCAAAGCTCATGAGATCGCGAATTCGTCAGGGCATGTATTTTATCCAAGCCGAGGAAGAAATTGGCATTCAAATCGCCGAAACCGTGTTCATACTCGAACCACCCCCGATAGAAGTCCGTTTCGTTACTTTGTCGACGTTGAATTATAGTCCATGGTTCACCGCCATTAGGATCACGAAGACAATAAACATAGAAGGCGTGATGAAGGAATTCCGGCAAGTGAAGTTCATAAACACCACTCTCCCCATATTTCCCTATTTCTTGACGCATCGCTTCGGTGCAAGAAGATGGTTTCTTAGTTGCAGGGGGCGCAGCAACCACATTTTTGCTGGCTTCATTACTAAAGTTTAAAGAGTTTTTTATTGGTacgaatttttagaaattttgaaataaatattagctGCTTACCACTTCGTTGTAATTTTCGAATCTAACAATTCGAGATTCGTTTTTACTTCACGAAGAACTTCACTTTGCATactaagaaataaacaaaaaaaaataattgttaggTTTTATTAATACTCAATATGTTAAAAATAGATTACCTCAGATTATAATTCTCTAATTTCAAGCTCAAATTATCTACCTTATTGACCGCGGTCTTCAACAAATCATCGTCACAAAGATAGGTGAGAAGTGGCTAAATGTATTGGACaagaatgaaaaattttaaattaatttattttattaaatttaaacaaaggcAAATACCGCTACATTGGCGCTACTTTGAATAGGTGCTGCACAATTCCCGGAATACAAAAGATGCCCACACAAAATGGACAAGAATATCAAACGAAGCGCCATTCTCCACAATTTCAGTCAAACTGAATACGAAATCGAATTgtcttgtttttataaattaattactcGACTGCGGCGATGATTTTGTTATCAGTTCTTTGTACATATGCTTATACACTTATTCGTGGGGGATTTTTATTATAAGACTGGGATCAATCTTAAATAAGCACTGAAGTGGTACTTCGCAATTGAGGGCATTATCGATTTGTAAATATGCTGTCAAATACTTAGGAAACAGCTTAAATACGAGACGGTTCGATAATGCGCTGAGCCTCACTGCCCTATGACAACACTACTGCAAGTTAAGTTtaatcagtggcgtagctacaacttcggacGTCCGGGGCCACgaatgttctgccgcccccctttatctacctacctacaagtttcattaGGTGGTTCgaataaaagtgaatttttacaaaatatcttcgatattaagtatataaaatttaggatctagaagccacgcaaattcttaagttccaaaattctcacaatacggtaaataacaaatttgcaagacatattaaaagccatagaaaaaatccattttcgccctatatcttgtacacttttgacacaatttgcaggaatttttgcccgaattggagtttttaaatgccatttttgaaattttggagaaataaaagtatttgttacattcaaagcagagggtaactgtgagagtgacacgtcgctagaaaAAGctagaaaattacatttttaagttctatcactatttttaagaaagatataagccaaaagatataagactaattcaaagactgaagagtattcgagtaaaaatttatatttttcattgctaTTCAGAtgattacattgtgagtgtacaactctttatcttttataataaatttagtaaaaaatttgttgaagtatttttctgaatattaaaaaacagcgaagatcattttgccgccccccaagatgttgcgcccggggcgacggcccccttcgcccccccCTAGCCACTGAGTTTAATATATTGTTACTAATCTGACTCGTACTTTAGGTTGTTCGGATTTAAGAAAAATTGAGAAAGAGCAATACCGCTCAGTAAATCGAGGAGTTATCTTCACTAACACCTgaattaatccggattaattcAGTTAAGTTGATTATGAGTTCGTCTCCAATTTCTGATTAATGCAGTTAATCCGGGTTAACGCTATGTCTGCCAATGCTATGATTCAGGCAATTTTGGCTTCACCGAAAATATGGATAAGGTAATGGAACTCGTCAAGTCCGAAGTATAAGCAACTTTGCATACAAAACCGTTTGGagttacttacatatatagtacatacatattttaagttAACGTAAACAAACCTTATTGATCGAATTCGTTTCTGTGCTTCGCAGCATCTGTGGATGGTTACTAGTCTTGAAAAGTAGACAATGTCAAGCAAAAACGATCGCATTCGAATCGCGGTGAGCCGGACCAAGCAGTATGTGAGGTAAGATTAATGGACAGGAAGGTTCTGTTGTGTGTTTGATGATAGGCAGGGGAAAATCAACTACGACCAAACTTCGAACTCGGACATGAATCGATGAATTCGCCAAGAAGCCGCCGGCTTTGGGCAATAGGAGAGAAATCGTGTTCCTTTATTACAACGCCAGCGCACATAGCTTGGTTAGAAGGGCCTTATACATCCTCCTTATAATGTGAACTTGGCAACAAGTGTTTACTATCATTTACTGTCTATGGCGAATGCTTTCGCTAGTGAAAAATTTGGTTCAAGAGCAGCTTGTGAAATTCAACTGTCTCAGCTTTCTGGCGATAGGGAGAGGGGTCTATATGAGAGTGGTTTAGTGATATTACCTGCGAAATGCTAAAACATTATCGGATTTTctaactattttaaaaaaatattcactttaatggaaaaaataatggatttctttttattagACCTTATATTAGCACAAAAGTTCGTTTTAGGCAATACGAAAGGGAAGTCTTAGCGGTGTGTAATAacgatgtaatttttttttcaaatgtcttTCAGTTTTAAAGATCATAAAAAGAACGGAAATTATGTAAAGCCTTCATCTAAACAGGGATTTTTACAGTGGCTCAGGTTATAACTCTAGCTGTCTTTGCTTAGTGCCTTTGCTATGTGCCGCCGCTTCGATCGGTGGTACTTCATTTTCAGATCACCTAGGCGTTACCAATAAACGATGTGCAACCACATTTAAACTCGAGGCGAGTCACTGCGCGATTTCGCTTCGAAAAACTAGAATCGAATTGCTTATTATATTGTTCTTTTCCCAATTTTCTAAAATCCGTAGAAACACCCATAACAAATCGGACCGTCCTCGTATTTCAGCTGTTTCCTAAGTACTTGAGTGCATACTTACACATCGATACTGCACCGAAGACTGCACTTCCGGCAATTGCGAAGTACCACTACAGTGCTAATATACGATTGATTCCGctcttttaataaaaagtcCCGACGAAtgagtacataagtatatatacacagATTTGATAACCAAATCACCGCCTCAGTCgagtaattaatttataaaaacaagacAATACTTCACTCAAAAGCGAGTATTTAAGACACAGTCATCAATTTCGCATTCAGTTTGATTGAAATTGTGAAGAATGACGCTTCGTTTGATATTCTTGTCCATTTTGTGTGGGCATCTTTTGTATTCGGGGAATTGTGCGGCACCTATTCAAAGTAGCGCCAATGTAGCGGTATTttccatttatatatttattaaaataaactcattttatataatttgtttgtGCTTTCCATTTAGCCATTTCTCACCTATCTTTGTGACGATGATTTATTGAAGAGCGCTGTCAACAAGGTGGAGCTCTTGAGCCTCAAATTAGAGAATTATAATTTGCGGTAAACTATTTTTAACTAATTGAGTATTAATAAAATctaacaattattattatttcttttatttcttagTATGCAAAGTGAATTAATGGCAATGAAAGAGCAGCttataagtgaagtaaagaagAATCAGGAATCAGCGCCTCCTGCTACCAAGAAACCAGCATCGTGTACCGAAGCGATGAGTCAAGAAAACGGGAAATATGCGGAGAGTGGTGTTTATGAACTTCACTTGCCCGAATTTCTTCACTACTCTTTCTATGTTTATTGCCTACGTGATCCCAATGGCGGCGAACCATGGACTATAATTCAACGTCGGCAAAGCAACGACACCGACTTCTATCGCGAGTGGGTTGAGTATGAACGCGGTTTCGGCGATTTGAATGCCAATTTCTTTCTCGGCTTGGATAAAGTACATGCATTGACCCATTCGCGATCTCATGAGCTTTGGTTTCAATTAGAAGATTTTCAAAATGAGAAACGTGTTGCTAAGTACGAGAGTTTCGCTATAGGCAATGCTCAAGATAAGTATGAGCTAATTGCGCTTGGTCAATACTCAGGCACGGCCGGTGACTCGTTCTCTGCCCATCGCGGTGAAAAATTCACCACTAAAGATAGTCATAACGACAAAAATAGTGATAACTGTGCAGTACTATATACGGGCGCTTGGTGGTATCAGAAATGTCATGCCAGGTAATACACGTTTTTATCATAGCTACGAATAATACTCTATCATATGAAgttgtcaaataaaattatgtttcatatttaaatatttacctattacattttatttacagtaaTCTGAACGGTCTGTATTTAGGAGGAGAGTTTCCGAAGGATCAGTATGCCAAAGGCGTAGTGTGGCATGCCTGGCGTGGACATTACTACTCccttaaatatgtgcatatggcTATAAGACCGAAGTATCACTGAGTTGGCGGTTTGCAGTTGAAAACCTTAGCCTCCATAAGGTTTTAAACATTACTGACGTTAAAGTTTTCGGGCAAATTCGCGCCAGGCAGTAAATTATAActaatttaataattgaatttaaGTATAATGTTTTATAAACAGTACAGTATAAGTGTTGAAAATAATCTCTGATTATTTTAATTCCATAAGAAAACAATcgttttataatataatttacatatatacagtggGCCAAAAAGACACACGAGAACTGTAAATAAATTCCccggtaaatgatatttcacaaaggtatttttttaagttgaactgttcttaattaatatgccaaatatgagcgcgatctgtcaaccaatttgtttacagcagctggcAAACAGGGGTATTAtagtctagaagcatgaatttcaggtaatttttcaagtgtcgtaaaaaaaaggcaattaatatttttattgtcccttttttattagttatttgttaattttagaagagtacagaaaaaaattaaaaactaaaaaaagtaaaaaatttcaaaaattatgagctgacgaagtggggggtctctaaaaatttccacgtgaccatgcccatgatttcaaccctcctagtaatctgaaaccaaaaagaa
Proteins encoded in this region:
- the LOC120767719 gene encoding piggyBac transposable element-derived protein 4, producing MSLNRFKSLTTFIRFDNSGTRAERLKQSKTAALDDVWLMLMANLEKAYTPDCHVTVDEQLFPYRGRTRFTQYIPSKPAKYGMKVWWICDSVSNYPLKGIIYTGKPPGDQRETNQGERVVMKLMQNYMDSGRTVYADNFFSTYNLAEMLMNRRVAFVGTVSKNKTLIPHELLNPKCDVKSTLFCYHNNNIGLCSYMAKPKKPVIMLSTAHYRQSTDPLKGFKPDQILDYNKFKAGVDTMDQMLTGYSCKRSTNRSPLAMFYKMLDIAGLASFIIYDELNPAKQSDKRRSFIIELVRQLVIPHMTKRATNPLV
- the LOC120768237 gene encoding techylectin-5A-like is translated as MALRLIFLSILCGHLLYSGNCAAPIQSSANVAPLLTYLCDDDLLKTAVNKVDNLSLKLENYNLSMQSEVLREVKTNLELLDSKITTKCNEASKNVVAAPPATKKPSSCTEAMRQEIGKYGESGVYELHLPEFLHHAFYVYCLRDPNGGEPWTIIQRRQSNETDFYRGWFEYEHGFGDLNANFFLGLDKIHALTNSRSHELWIQLEDFENEKRVAKYESFAIGNAQDKYELSVLGQYSGSAGDSFTYHRGEKFTTKDSHNDKDASNCAVQYAGAWWYKKCQASNLNGLYLGGEFPKDQFAKGVVWQAWGGYYYSFKYVHMAIRPKYYY
- the LOC120768238 gene encoding techylectin-5A-like isoform X1, producing the protein MTLRLIFLSILCGHLLYSGNCAAPIQSSANVAPFLTYLCDDDLLKSAVNKVELLSLKLENYNLRMQSELMAMKEQLISEVKKNQESAPPATKKPASCTEAMSQENGKYAESGVYELHLPEFLHYSFYVYCLRDPNGGEPWTIIQRRQSNDTDFYREWVEYERGFGDLNANFFLGLDKVHALTHSRSHELWFQLEDFQNEKRVAKYESFAIGNAQDKYELIALGQYSGTAGDSFSAHRGEKFTTKDSHNDKNSDNCAVLYTGAWWYQKCHASNLNGLYLGGEFPKDQYAKGVVWHAWRGHYYSLKYVHMAIRPKYH
- the LOC120768238 gene encoding techylectin-5A-like isoform X2 — translated: MTLRLIFLSILCGHLLYSGNCAAPIQSSANPFLTYLCDDDLLKSAVNKVELLSLKLENYNLRMQSELMAMKEQLISEVKKNQESAPPATKKPASCTEAMSQENGKYAESGVYELHLPEFLHYSFYVYCLRDPNGGEPWTIIQRRQSNDTDFYREWVEYERGFGDLNANFFLGLDKVHALTHSRSHELWFQLEDFQNEKRVAKYESFAIGNAQDKYELIALGQYSGTAGDSFSAHRGEKFTTKDSHNDKNSDNCAVLYTGAWWYQKCHASNLNGLYLGGEFPKDQYAKGVVWHAWRGHYYSLKYVHMAIRPKYH